A stretch of the Asticcacaulis sp. ZE23SCel15 genome encodes the following:
- a CDS encoding OmpA family protein: MKHFKPVAALIALPLMLSLTACASHKYVDEKIGAANSRMDQQDSRLTQLDATTQDALNRATAAGKLAEGKFVYSVVLTDDSVKFETGKAVLSDAAKATLAQLAERLKTDNKNVYLEVQGYTDSTGTDDLNYKLGAERADSVRRFLNTQGVALNRMSSISYGSEQPVAGNDTSAGRSANRRVVIVVLS; this comes from the coding sequence ATGAAACATTTTAAGCCTGTCGCCGCCCTTATTGCGCTCCCGTTGATGCTCAGCCTCACGGCCTGCGCCAGCCATAAGTATGTCGACGAAAAGATCGGCGCGGCCAACAGCCGCATGGATCAGCAGGACTCCCGTCTTACACAGCTCGATGCCACCACCCAGGACGCGCTTAACCGCGCCACCGCCGCCGGGAAGCTGGCGGAGGGTAAGTTTGTCTATTCGGTAGTGCTGACCGACGATTCCGTGAAGTTTGAAACGGGTAAGGCCGTCCTGTCCGATGCAGCCAAGGCGACGCTGGCGCAACTGGCCGAACGGCTCAAGACCGACAACAAGAACGTCTATCTTGAAGTTCAGGGCTATACCGATTCCACCGGCACGGACGACCTCAACTACAAGCTGGGGGCTGAACGCGCCGACAGCGTGCGCCGCTTCCTGAACACGCAGGGCGTGGCACTGAACCGGATGTCGTCGATCTCCTATGGCTCGGAACAGCCTGTGGCCGGCAACGATACATCTGCGGGCCGCTCCGCCAACCGCCGCGTGGTGATTGTGGTTCTGTCGTAA
- a CDS encoding sensor histidine kinase KdpD, translating into MLKFMIDAPKPSSSSPLTGLTVARNPLRVSVVLWHLGWSTLALMGLAGMLFLTTTSFVVGAMVAGAIPGLCGIFLLSNDSLRRRQILLWIWSLCSLIAVGLTGGVAGPLAVWVAAPLAAAVAFNQRVLISLGASLSFMCLLIATFLSVSQNIRIPDDQEGFWLSFLSLLSVTVGLSLALMPALRARVERARDAEDAHERLLTQLTEQPCLILTFNEGGQVLSAYGEAPAGLDIRLMMEHGLTACAHVPDRVAVALSVEQATSLGRSEVGFTPHAALDHYLHLNLRRGPDGRLYGVMSDASLTHGREVALEQAKVEAEGLNQSKSEFLAGMSHELRTPLNAVIGFSDIMRQKMFGPLSAKYAEYSQLIFESGQHVLDLINDVLDVSKIEAQKYTLSIESFDAREPVSAALRIVRAQAQNMVQNMAEPGATEGTGGVRIKSVLPHSPIAVQADKRALKQICLNLLTNAVRFTPAGGQVTLMLNVVGADRLEINITDTGTGISPADLTRLGQPYEQGGSNAQKAGGTGLGLSLVKSLAHLHGGSMTIESTLGVGTSVSVILPIISEEAGPVEINAVSTASQVGDDAITAFDARHVRTRILDHVSTSTASAEGGTQSDPGGFSDFIIRPPRS; encoded by the coding sequence GTGCTTAAGTTTATGATTGATGCGCCGAAACCCTCATCGTCGTCGCCTTTGACTGGCCTGACTGTGGCCCGCAACCCGCTGCGGGTCAGTGTCGTTCTGTGGCATCTGGGCTGGTCGACCCTGGCCCTGATGGGGCTGGCGGGGATGTTGTTTCTCACCACGACCTCATTTGTGGTAGGTGCCATGGTGGCAGGCGCCATTCCCGGCCTGTGCGGTATATTCCTGTTGTCGAACGATAGCTTGCGCAGGCGTCAGATATTGCTGTGGATCTGGAGCCTGTGCAGCCTGATCGCCGTGGGCTTAACCGGCGGTGTCGCAGGCCCTCTGGCGGTGTGGGTGGCGGCCCCTCTGGCGGCGGCGGTGGCGTTTAATCAGAGGGTACTGATCTCGCTGGGGGCCAGCCTGTCGTTCATGTGCTTGCTGATTGCGACCTTTTTAAGCGTGTCCCAGAATATCCGCATCCCCGATGATCAGGAAGGGTTCTGGCTGTCGTTCCTGTCGCTATTGAGCGTAACCGTCGGGCTGTCTCTGGCGCTGATGCCCGCCCTGCGGGCGCGGGTGGAGCGGGCGCGCGATGCCGAAGACGCCCATGAACGTCTGCTGACCCAGTTGACCGAGCAGCCGTGCCTGATCCTGACCTTTAACGAAGGCGGTCAGGTGTTGTCGGCCTATGGTGAGGCCCCGGCGGGCCTTGATATCCGCCTGATGATGGAACACGGCCTGACCGCCTGCGCCCATGTGCCTGACCGGGTGGCGGTGGCTCTGTCGGTCGAGCAGGCCACCAGCCTTGGCCGATCGGAGGTCGGCTTTACGCCCCATGCAGCGCTGGACCATTATCTGCATCTTAATCTGCGGCGCGGGCCGGACGGGCGGCTTTACGGGGTGATGAGCGATGCTTCGCTCACCCATGGCCGTGAGGTCGCGCTGGAGCAGGCTAAGGTCGAGGCCGAGGGCCTTAATCAGTCCAAGTCCGAGTTTCTGGCCGGTATGAGCCACGAACTGCGCACGCCGCTCAATGCCGTCATCGGTTTTTCTGACATCATGCGCCAGAAGATGTTCGGGCCTCTGTCGGCGAAATATGCCGAATATTCTCAGCTTATCTTCGAGTCGGGCCAGCATGTGCTTGATCTGATTAATGATGTACTCGATGTCTCAAAGATCGAGGCTCAGAAATATACGCTGTCGATTGAGTCATTCGACGCCCGTGAACCGGTGTCCGCGGCTCTGCGGATTGTGCGCGCCCAAGCCCAGAATATGGTTCAGAATATGGCTGAGCCGGGAGCAACTGAGGGCACCGGCGGGGTGCGCATCAAGTCGGTCCTGCCCCACAGCCCGATTGCGGTTCAGGCCGATAAACGCGCCCTGAAACAGATCTGCCTGAACCTGCTGACCAATGCCGTGCGTTTTACACCAGCAGGCGGGCAGGTGACCCTGATGCTCAATGTGGTCGGGGCTGACAGGCTAGAGATCAATATCACCGACACCGGCACCGGCATATCCCCCGCCGATCTGACCCGTCTGGGCCAGCCCTATGAGCAGGGCGGATCGAACGCCCAAAAAGCCGGGGGCACGGGGCTTGGGCTGTCGCTGGTCAAATCGCTGGCCCATCTGCATGGCGGGTCGATGACGATCGAGAGCACGCTCGGCGTCGGCACCAGCGTCAGTGTCATCCTGCCCATTATTTCCGAAGAGGCCGGGCCGGTTGAGATCAATGCGGTATCCACCGCCTCACAGGTCGGCGATGATGCCATCACCGCCTTTGATGCGCGCCATGTCCGCACCCGGATACTGGATCACGTCAGCACGTCTACCGCCTCTGCCGAGGGTGGAACCCAGTCCGATCCGGGCGGTTTTTCCGACTTTATCATCCGCCCTCCGCGGTCGTGA
- a CDS encoding sensor histidine kinase KdpD: MSLSLRHLQAPEITDNAPAAEPGNRVLSGDDPADGGRAFLRMVSHELRTPLNSIIGFSEVLRHEHFGPLGSPQYHEYAGIIHDSGRRLLGLFDDVLEIVRLQGGNADLICTTQDVMPCLEEALLSHAGRAEARNVRFSLRLKDEGLCGHFDARAVGICLDHLIDNALNHAPEGSLIEVSAKAVGEDIDIWVFNVGAAPTTEEIDRLMKPFELGSTGPGRSQPGAGLGWAIVKLYCQAMGGDFKVTTSPGLGLKATLRLKSQP, translated from the coding sequence ATGTCTTTATCCCTGCGACACCTTCAGGCACCGGAAATTACCGATAATGCCCCCGCTGCAGAGCCCGGTAACCGCGTGTTATCCGGCGATGATCCGGCCGATGGCGGGCGTGCGTTTCTGCGCATGGTCAGCCACGAACTGAGGACGCCGCTCAATTCGATCATCGGCTTTTCCGAAGTGCTGCGTCACGAACATTTCGGCCCGCTGGGCTCGCCGCAGTACCATGAATATGCCGGGATCATTCACGACAGCGGCCGCAGGCTTCTGGGGCTGTTTGATGATGTGCTTGAAATCGTGCGCCTGCAAGGCGGCAATGCCGATCTGATCTGCACGACACAGGATGTCATGCCCTGCCTGGAAGAGGCCCTGCTCAGTCACGCCGGACGGGCCGAAGCGCGCAATGTCCGTTTCAGTCTGCGACTCAAGGATGAGGGGTTGTGCGGCCATTTCGACGCCCGCGCGGTCGGCATCTGCCTTGATCACCTGATCGACAACGCCCTCAACCACGCTCCCGAAGGCTCGCTGATCGAGGTCTCGGCCAAGGCTGTCGGTGAGGATATCGACATTTGGGTGTTCAATGTCGGGGCGGCGCCCACAACGGAAGAGATCGACCGGCTGATGAAACCGTTTGAACTGGGCTCGACCGGCCCGGGCCGCAGTCAACCCGGTGCGGGTCTCGGCTGGGCGATCGTGAAGCTCTATTGTCAGGCCATGGGCGGCGATTTTAAGGTCACGACTTCGCCCGGACTGGGCCTCAAAGCCACTTTGCGCTTGAAATCACAGCCCTGA
- a CDS encoding SufE family protein, with amino-acid sequence MSEFTARLDDLYDEFELFDDWEERYKYIIDLGKDMAPLTLAEKTEAHKVRGCASQVWLVIDEAPSGILKFRGDSDAFIVKGLIALLSRLLNGLSHEEIQGFSIRDTLNKLGLNEALSSQRTNGLMSMVERLKHATA; translated from the coding sequence ATGTCTGAATTTACTGCGCGCCTCGATGATCTCTATGATGAATTTGAACTCTTCGACGACTGGGAAGAGCGCTATAAATATATCATCGATCTGGGCAAGGACATGGCCCCTCTGACCCTGGCCGAAAAGACCGAGGCCCATAAGGTGCGCGGCTGCGCCAGTCAGGTCTGGCTGGTCATTGATGAGGCACCTAGCGGCATTTTAAAGTTTCGCGGCGATTCCGATGCCTTTATCGTCAAGGGACTGATTGCGTTGCTGTCGCGTCTGCTGAACGGCCTGTCGCACGAAGAGATCCAAGGTTTTTCGATCCGCGATACGCTCAATAAACTCGGCCTGAATGAAGCTTTGTCGTCCCAGCGCACCAATGGCCTGATGTCGATGGTCGAGCGCCTGAAACACGCCACGGCTTGA
- a CDS encoding DUF6456 domain-containing protein, which produces MFKLLQSIGQRRDAQPLSPEPAPSEILAPRPLSALARLKSAEGGPLLQMRHKAAFEALARDFRAGFITAPAGTDWRAFGADGNPARLRVDEPMFRLKARAAYEGAICHLGHPSGDMIRRLMQEGLTLPVLERDYSLPRGQGKVSVRDALERLAVYYGI; this is translated from the coding sequence ATGTTTAAACTGTTGCAATCGATCGGACAGCGCCGTGACGCCCAACCGCTTTCGCCCGAACCCGCGCCATCGGAAATCCTGGCTCCGCGTCCTTTGTCGGCCTTGGCGCGGTTAAAAAGCGCCGAAGGCGGGCCCTTGCTACAGATGCGGCATAAGGCAGCGTTTGAAGCTCTGGCCCGCGATTTTCGGGCCGGATTTATCACCGCCCCGGCTGGCACGGACTGGCGGGCCTTTGGCGCCGATGGCAATCCGGCGCGCTTAAGGGTTGATGAGCCGATGTTCCGCCTTAAGGCGCGGGCGGCCTATGAAGGGGCGATCTGCCATCTGGGCCATCCGTCAGGCGATATGATCCGCCGTCTGATGCAAGAGGGCCTGACCCTGCCGGTTCTGGAGCGCGATTACAGCCTGCCGCGTGGTCAGGGTAAGGTCTCCGTCCGCGACGCGCTGGAGCGGCTGGCCGTTTATTACGGGATATAA
- a CDS encoding helix-turn-helix domain-containing protein: protein MTIGIFSAARAARAAVAVRGEGAAASVERLTGQDMQALKDRAKALFIIDVVSHATGIPAAEILSSSRNHAGAARARQVAMYLAYITYQWPLARIGAAFKRDRTTAGHACRLIEDLRDDRRFDLELDKLEACLKNAPEPLAIVC, encoded by the coding sequence ATGACAATTGGGATTTTCAGTGCCGCCCGTGCGGCCAGGGCGGCGGTCGCGGTGCGGGGCGAAGGGGCAGCGGCGTCTGTGGAGCGCCTGACCGGGCAGGATATGCAGGCGTTGAAGGATCGCGCCAAGGCCCTGTTTATCATCGATGTGGTATCGCATGCCACGGGCATACCGGCGGCTGAGATTTTATCGTCATCGCGTAATCATGCCGGTGCGGCGCGGGCGCGGCAGGTGGCGATGTATCTGGCCTATATCACCTATCAGTGGCCATTGGCGCGGATTGGGGCGGCGTTCAAACGCGACCGCACAACCGCAGGTCATGCGTGCCGCCTGATCGAGGATTTACGTGATGATCGCCGCTTTGACCTTGAGTTGGATAAGCTGGAAGCGTGCCTGAAAAACGCGCCGGAACCTTTGGCCATAGTGTGCTGA
- a CDS encoding PAS domain-containing protein — MARFVMAGIAAEMASALRGHEDIFRYWKGLRKPGRLPARADIDPCALRKLLPTISLIDVSDSYPANGQHVLPPEAFRQRLAGTELFSAYGTEITGKTFDEIYTAEEAQYWAEELSLVATTRKPNVGLHSMAWRGARGLSLFWLRLPLASDGVKVDMILGHDAMIGRLEAPTSGIRAA, encoded by the coding sequence GTGGCGCGTTTTGTTATGGCGGGTATAGCGGCTGAAATGGCATCGGCTTTGCGCGGCCACGAAGACATCTTCCGCTACTGGAAGGGACTTCGTAAGCCGGGGCGTCTGCCCGCCCGTGCCGACATTGACCCGTGTGCCCTGCGTAAACTGTTGCCGACCATCAGCCTGATTGATGTTTCCGATAGCTATCCGGCCAATGGGCAGCACGTTCTGCCGCCGGAAGCGTTCCGGCAGCGGCTGGCCGGTACTGAGCTTTTCAGTGCTTATGGCACAGAGATCACCGGTAAGACTTTCGATGAAATCTATACCGCCGAAGAGGCGCAATACTGGGCCGAAGAATTGTCGCTGGTCGCCACCACCCGTAAGCCAAATGTGGGCTTACACTCCATGGCCTGGCGCGGCGCACGGGGCCTGAGCCTATTCTGGTTGCGGCTGCCGCTGGCCAGCGATGGGGTTAAGGTCGACATGATTCTGGGCCATGATGCCATGATCGGGCGTCTGGAAGCCCCCACCAGCGGGATTCGCGCTGCCTGA